A genomic segment from Aspergillus puulaauensis MK2 DNA, chromosome 1, nearly complete sequence encodes:
- the rab7 gene encoding Rab family GTPase YPT7 (COG:U;~EggNog:ENOG410PFIM;~InterPro:IPR005225,IPR001806,IPR027417;~PFAM:PF04670,PF00025,PF08477,PF00071,PF01926;~go_function: GO:0003924 - GTPase activity [Evidence IEA];~go_function: GO:0005525 - GTP binding [Evidence IEA]), with translation MASRKKVMLKVIILGDSGVGKTSLMNQYVNKKFSGSYKATIGADFLTKEVLVDDRLVTMQIWDTAGQERFQSLGVAFYRGADCCVLVYDVNNSKSFEALDSWRDEFLIQASPRDPESFPFVVIGNKIDMEESKRMISSKRAMTFCQSKGNIPYFETSAKEAVNVEQAFEVIARSALAQEEAEEYGGDYTDPINIHDNTERDGCAC, from the exons ATGGCGTCACGGAAGAAGGTTATGCTCAAG GTTATAATCCTCGGAGACAGCGGTGTCGGTAAAACGAGTTTGATGAACCAATAT GTCAACAAGAAATTCAGTGGAAGCTACAAGGCTACCATCGGCGCTGATTTCTTGACAAAGGAAGTTTTGGTTGATGACCGACTGGTAACAATGCAG ATCTGGGATACCGCTGGCCAAGAACGATTCCAGTCGTTAGGCGTCGCATTCTATCGAGGTGCGGACTGTTGTGTTCTTGTATACGATGTGAACAACTCGAAGAGTTTCGAAGCACTTGACAGCTGGCGTGACGAGTTCCTCATCCAGGCCAGTCCGCGTGACCCTGAGAGTTTCCCATTT gtTGTTATTGGAAACAAGATCGACATGGAAGAGAGCAAGCGAATGATCTCTTCGAAACGAGCCATGACGTTTTGCCAGTCGAAGGGGAACATCCCATACTTCGAAACAAGTGCAAAGGAAGCTGTCAATGTCGAGCAGGCGTTCGAAG TCATCGCTCGAAGCGCTCTAgcccaggaagaagcagaagaataCGGCGGAGACTACACTGATCCGATCAACATCCACGATAATACCGAGCGTGACGGATGCGCCTGTTGA